In Haliaeetus albicilla chromosome 22, bHalAlb1.1, whole genome shotgun sequence, the genomic window tcatcatcattattattttcttcctttctgtcctattaaactgtgtttatctcaacccacaagttttactttttttccaattctctcccccatccaactgggagcagggaggagtgacCAAGCGGCTGCatagtgcttagttgccggctggggttaaaccatgacatgagTGCTTTCTGAAGAGCCAGCAAGCAGCTTAGTTCCTTGCTCATCTGGCAAGGCTGCCTGCAAGGTGGTGGTGCTCTGTGCAAAGCTGATTACAGGTCCATTTTATAAATGAGGTGGTTGGATTTCTGGCTTGACAGGGGTACTCGGCTAAAATAAGCCAGGTGTCTTGCTCCTGCTTCTGGGTAAGTCTTGTGTATCCAGCTACATctgaggagattttttttccttttgcaaaagaggaggaagaacacAGTTACTTCCAGGGTTTGAAGTAAACCCTGCTAGGCAGGAGAGGAGCGTGTGAGTGGTAGCAGGAGCTATCTGCAGCTCACTCTGTTCAGAGAGCAGCCGCTTTGACTCTTCATGCAGCACAGCCCAGGAAAGGCAGAGCAGTGCAATTTGCCCCTGCTTTGGAAGTTCCTCTTCATATACTCAGTCGCAGGGAAGGCTTTTGTTTCCCCTGTGAGCTGCCCGACTTCAGAGCTCAGCTGCCGtaatgtgctgctgctttcttgcaGGAGAAGCTCTGTGGAAACGAAGTAGCTTGTTCTTCCTCCTGACTGAAGGACAGGTGCTTCCCTTTCCAGTTACTCTGCTCAGAGTCTAACATTGGATGAGATATTTGGTAGCACCAGTGGAAGGCAGCTTGCTCACAATTTCAATGCAGATTGCTGACATGGAGGTCTCTGATCTTCTTCAGCCAGGAGCCATCCTGAAGTCGGGAACCTAATGCAGGCTGCTTGCTGCATTGTAGGTCTTCCCTGAGGTTAATATTTTGTGAACTGGGTGCTAGTGTTGAGGTTCATCTGAGGTAGCTGAACTGAACAAGCAAGACTGCTTCCTTGAAAGTGCCTGGTGTGCAGTGGAAATGTCCTGTGGCTGCTCCTCACCGCCCTGCGTGGTGGAGCAGCTCAGAGGCTCCTTGCTAGACTGCTCAGCATTTCATACCCATCCCTCTAAAACCCCTCTCTAATTTTGCCTTTCAGATTGCCTAATCTCCAGCACTGACCAGTGATGCCATCAGCTATGGAGGGCTCagaggggggagaagaaggggaaatCTTGCACTATGAGGAAACAGAAGATGACAATGTCAGGTGAGTGCTGCCTCACAACACGGCATAGACACAGTCTTGGGCAAGGCAGGACACCTTCCAGGTAAAGGAGTGATCTTTCTCCTCATCTGAAAAGGAGCAAGGGACTCCAAAAGGTGAACAATTAAATATACGTGCAGTAAAATGTGTTTAATCAAACTGTACTGGAAGGGTggaagggatgggaaggagCTGTCTGGCTAAGGCTGACAACAAGCAGTTATTTTTTTAGCCTCTACTATCAAAGTAGCATTCAGAAACACTTTGACTGTTTGGCAGTTACATTTGTACCTTCCTGGCCAAGATGAGCCAGTTTTCCATGGCTTCTGGGCAGTCTCATATGACAGCAGCTTGTTTTGAAAGATGACTCTAGAGGTGAACTGTGCTCCAGTGAGCTGCCCCTCTTGCCTTTGCAGAATACGCGCTGGTCTAGGCAAGGATCTTTGGTTCTTTTCTTGGAGGTTAGTTTAAAAGCCAAGGCTTGAGATTTGGAAAATGGGAAGGGTGAATACGGTGCTTCCCAGAACACCTAGATAGGCTGGTTGACTTCTCTTTGACTTAACTTCTTATGAAACTGAGCCTGTCAATGCTACCTGGCTCTCCCAGCATGTCCAGGCCTTGTCTAGCCTGTCGGCTGCAGTGTTCAGCCACTTGGTAGGTCTGGAGTGTTcaaagtctgtttcttttaCAGCTAACATGAACATGCTATCTGTAGCAAGCCAGTGCACTTTGGCATAATTTTGAGTGAGTGTagatgttgataacactgtaCCAAACTCCAGGTAGGTGCAGTGGCTATAACCTAAAATCAcagtggtttgtgttttttgggggggggtttatttggttttttttttttttttttggaaagacaACTTGTAGAAACCTGCAAAAACAGTGTGATTCAGGATACATAAACTTTTTAAGGGTGTTTTTGCCCTGTTTTGCCATTGGCTCTCATCTCCTCTCCTGCAGTTGATACCCAAGTCGGAAAAGCTAGGGTCCTGCCTGTGAATGCATCTGCTCTTACCTGagcctttctccttctccagagTAACCACGGAGGACACCACCAAGGCTCCTGTGCCCTTTAGCCTGCTCTTCATGTACTCAGGGCCTCCTTTTGTAGTATTGTTGGGGCTCACATGGATGAGAAGCAAAAGTAATGGTGCAGGGATCAGAGGATCCTTGGCAATTGCTTTAGCCTCCTGGGTCTGAGACCCTGGTAAGCCCCGACCCTCCCAGAATGGCAAGTCTGGTTGGCACATGGGCATCCGCATCTGCGGAAGGAGCCTCTGGCTGCTGCCatcctgctgcttcctcctggtAGTGCCAGCTCCAGCCTGTGGGGCTGGCCTGAGGGGTCCCACCTTGTACCTTCTCCAAACTCAGCCTGAGATGGTAGGGAGTGGGGGGATCCCTCCAAACACAGCAGGGACAAACTCATTACTGCGTATGGAAGTGGAGTGAAAGGAGCTCTCCCTGTTTGTCTGCAGTCCCACTGAcctttcagagctgctgaaggagGGGACTAAGGAATCCCACGACCGTGCAGAGAACACGCAGTTTGTCAAAGACTTTCTGAAAGGACGGATCAAGAAGGAGCTCTTCAAGGTgagtgctgctctgctcctATGGCAAAGAAGCTCTCTGACATACCCAGTGACTAATGCAGACTGAGGCAGAGCCCCACAGCCCTATGTgtagggggtggggaggagtcCAGTTTCTAAGTGGTATAGTTATAACTAGAGGAGGGCCCTTGTCCAGGACTTCTGCCTGGTGTGTCCTACAGCTGGGACCCAGCGGGGTGAGGAACATGCTGCCCCAGCACAAGTTTGATTAGGTGGTAGTGCTGGGCTTCTGGCCACGCGTCTGCTGTCTGCTCAAGGCAGGTGTGGCTGCAGCACAGATACTGGTGGCCTAAGCTGTTCAGGAGTGAAATCCTGGTGAGATTACAGCACTTACTCCAGCCTCTGATGAAGTCTAGGATGTTTTCCATAGACTTCAGGTTGgattgctttctcttctgtacAGAAGAGATGGTATTCTGGGTCTGAGCAGCACTGTCTGATCCTGAAGGTCTTCGTATATACAGTAGTCTCCTGCAGCATAAGGCTGTTGGTGCTAGTTGTACCTTTTGGATTAAGTTTGTCCCTGTGCCTTGCTGTCAAGGTGATAGGAGGCCAAGAGCACACAGTTGGCAACATTAGACTGATTCTTAGCTCATGCTCTGTAGGCATTGCTGTTATGAATGTAGATAGAAAAGAGCCTCTGGTCCTTCAAGGGACACATGCCTGGTATGGGCTTTCCAGGCTGGTTTTGCGTCAAGCCTGGGTGTTTCTTCCTTGTTTGCCCCAACTCCATGCAGGGTGGGAGTAGTCACAAGGTGGGATGTGCCGATCTAGTGAATGGCTTCTCACATTAGCTGTGCTTTGTCCGTAGCTGGCCACGGTGGCACTTTACTTCACATACTCTGCTCTGGAAGAGGAAATAGATCGCAACAAGGACAACCCAGTCTTTGCTCCTCTGTATTTCCCCCTAGAGCTTCACCGGAGAGAAGCGTTGGTCAAAGACCTGAAATACTTCTATGGAGAAGACTGGAAAGAGAAGATCCAGTGTTCAGAGGCAACTCGGCACTATGTCGACAGAATCCATCATGTGGGACAGCACGAGCCAGAGCTGCTAGTGGCTCATGCTTACACACGCTACATGGGAGACCTCTCGGGTGGCCAAGTGCTGAAGAAGGTAGCCCAGAGGGCCCTGAAGTTGCCCAGTACTGAAGAAGGGATCCAATTCTACGTGTTTGACAATGTTTCCAATGCGCAGCAGTTCAAGCAGCTCTACAGAGCGAGGATGAATGCTCTAGACTTGGACAGGAACACCAGGGAAAGGATTGTGGAAGAGGCCAACCAAGCCTTCAGACTCAACATGCAGGTACTAGCTCCCTTGAGCCCCTGTATGTGTaggtgctgctgctttcaggtCTGGACCAACTCTTAGGCCCGGGTTAATTCAGTCAAACTGCTCATCCAGGCAACGTGGTTTGGGTCTGAGACCACCTGAGCCCCTCCATCTGGTGCAGGTGGGATTCTGGTTTGAATGGCTCTTCCGCTAACTTCAGGAGACATGGCCGGTGTTGGGCAGGAATTCCTCCCGTGTTCCAACACCACAGCTGAGCCTTAGATTAGGGCAAAATTGAGATGACTTCACTACAAGATTCCTGTGGGCTGTGTGGCTCTGAAGCAGTTGGGGGAGCAGAGCTATTGCTCCAAGACGGCCTCAAACCTGAGCATATTGCAGTGCACTGGTTACAATTCATCCCGTCTCATGTCTGACATTGCCCAATGGCCAAATATGTCTGTAGCCTCTTGTTCCTTCCCACAATATTTGCCTTTCATAAAATCTGACTGAGCTGCCACTTGCCCTAGGGGGATGAACGTAGTCTTAGCTACTGGATGGAAGCTTTAATCTGTGCCTGTAGCAGGTCACTGTGGTTTAAGCTGGCCAGAAACGTGGTGGGATGTGATTGTCTCCTTTGTCAGGATCCTTGGGGAAACACCTGGCAGCAGAGGTGGAGGGGCTGCCTGGCCACTGCACTGATCCCCAGGGAGGGTCTGCAGCAGGGAGTGGAGAGTGTGTTACCTCCTGCTCCCACCCACAGGAGGCTGGGAGGTGAACAGCAGGGTGATCCTGCGTCTGTCTCACTCCTGGGTCTGACTTGATGCTCTTGGAATGGGCTGTGCCTCCTTGGAGCTGTGGCATGTGCCAGATGTCACCACAGGTCTGCCTGCAAGGTGCTCTGAAATGAGTAGCACATGCTGGCTttgtggggagggaggcagaagtggcttttgcctgttctccagaTCATTCCACAGGTCCGGATGAaagctgcctggctctgcccaCTTCATCTACTCACTGTGACCACTTGCAGGTATTTGATGAACTGGACAAGATTGGCAGGTCACTGACAGAAGAAGCCCAGGACGGTGGCCTTCCAGTCCACGATGGAAAAGGAGACCTACGCAAATGCCCTTACTACACAGACAAACTAGGTAGGTCGGGGGCAACAACAGAGCTGCCACACACATATGGCACAAGACTTGCAGCACTAATGGTGCTTTCTGTGTTCTGGCAGGCAAGGCAGGACCCGGCTGCCCCTATCACGCTGCCATGGCCCTGGCAAAGCAGCCCCTAGTACAGCTGATCCTGGCAGCCTGTGTGGCtgtggcagcaggagctgcagcctggtACATCATGTGATGGGAAGAGCGGCGTGTGGCTCTAAATGGTGGCAAGGGGAGAGGCATGCGCCCTGTTCTTCTTCAAACTGTTCCCTTGCTGTTGGTGGTGAGTTGGCTGCAGGGTGgaagtaagaaaataaacaggaatCCTGCGGGACTGTCAAAGACTTTCCACACCAATAATGCAAGCATTGTAATATAATGTCTTTAGCTGACTAGTGTACAGGACTGATCTGGTGTGAGGATTCTACTTCAGCACTGCCCTACCCAGGCTGGGGCGGGCAGCTTTTAAGGCTAGAGATGTCTTGTCTTATACTGGCAAAAGCTTCATGTGCTTGGCTTTTCATCTGCTTCCCAGGAGCAGTCACTGGAGGGAGTTTCCTGCCCTGGGCTGGAACCTTGAGAATGTGTCATCGGTCTTTTCAGTGGAGAGCACTTGCTTTCCTACCCTGAGAAACTGATGTTTCAATCGTGCTGCAGTAGCTGTGCTGTGGAGCTGCTAGCTCAGAGGAGTGTTGCAGTGTCCTGGGGACCAAGTCTAACTGGTGTTGGAGGAAGCTCCCTGGGGGTGGGGACAGGActggagggggggcggggggggggtatgAAGGTGACAAATGTGTATTGTGCAACACTGGGGTTGGGggtgattgggtttttttctgaagccttGATGGGAATAAAAAGTTGCAATGCTGTTAGCTGGGGAAAGCCAAAAGCACATCACTGGGAGAATAAGTGAACTGTGTGGGGGGGATGCggaaggctggggagggggctaATAGGGAGAAGCGGAGGGGGTACAGGCTCCCACGCTACTGTACTTGTCTCTGATTCATGCACTTGCTAAGACACTCCTGCCCTTACACCCCACTCTGTCCCTGCTGGCTCCCCTTATGTTTCCCCCAGCTCCTTGTGGGGAGGGGACCTACTGCCCCTGCTCAAAGGGCACAGCCAGATGCTGTGACAGCCCGGGGCTTTCCTTTGGTGAGCGGGCTCTGGCTCTGCTGGGGGCAGTGGTTCCCTAGAGGCAGGCGAGAAGCTCTGGGTCCCACAGCTGCCCCTTGCTCCCTGCTTCCTGGCACTGTGCTGGGCCTCAGAAAGGCCCTGGGCTTGGTAACAGAGACatccctctgccttcctccagcCCAGTCTTGGtggcttttctcctcttcagctGAGTGCTTGGGCACAAGGAGAGGGGCTGTCTGAGTGCTAGAGCAGGGAAAGCTCCTCTTAACCCCAGGGTGCCTCTGCTGCTATGGGCTGGGGTAGGGAAGCTGTTGATCTTCCAGTGCTTGGCAGTGCTGTGCCCTGCCCTCCCATGCCATCCCTCCTCATCCTTGGCTCCCCTGTGGGTAGATCTGCTGTGGGTTTGGAGCgggggaggagaaaagatgTACACAGAGTTCAGGGtctgttatttatttacataaaaacaCTGATTAGTGCCACAGTTCCACCTCTGAGCaaacagcagctgcctgtgcaggCCAGGCTGTTCGCAGACCTGTGTACTGAGAGACCCCCTGCTTCGCTCTGGGGGCTGCACgctccagctgccctggctgcaggggctggggccagtGGGAGTAGGAAGAGCAGCCACAGAGGGGCTGAAAACGGCTCCCAGGTCCTCTTGCCCTCATCTGTCTGagtgctgctggcagctcctgtcgctgcctgcctgccccattCCTTCTGCCCCATATCAAGTGAGCTAAAAATAAACCCCTACACCCACATGCAACAAAGAAGCCGACAGGGTGCAGCTGCGGTGGTGGTAGGAGAGGTGCTGCAGGGTGCGTGCCCACAGACCCTGCCGGGCTCAGGATGTGGCTCTGCAGTGAGTGGGCATGGGTCTGCTCCAGAGCTGTGGCCTGGTAACAAACTCTTCTAATCTAATCTACAGTGCCAGGGCAGATAGCGACATGCTGGATGCATTTTTCGCTAACGGTTTGCCAGGTGGGCAAGGAACTGCCAggggtttttcttccccaaaagagccacagcaggggctggggggagtcGCATGCAGCTGGAGCA contains:
- the HMOX2 gene encoding heme oxygenase 2; this encodes MPSAMEGSEGGEEGEILHYEETEDDNVSPTDLSELLKEGTKESHDRAENTQFVKDFLKGRIKKELFKLATVALYFTYSALEEEIDRNKDNPVFAPLYFPLELHRREALVKDLKYFYGEDWKEKIQCSEATRHYVDRIHHVGQHEPELLVAHAYTRYMGDLSGGQVLKKVAQRALKLPSTEEGIQFYVFDNVSNAQQFKQLYRARMNALDLDRNTRERIVEEANQAFRLNMQVFDELDKIGRSLTEEAQDGGLPVHDGKGDLRKCPYYTDKLGKAGPGCPYHAAMALAKQPLVQLILAACVAVAAGAAAWYIM